One Punica granatum isolate Tunisia-2019 chromosome 3, ASM765513v2, whole genome shotgun sequence genomic window carries:
- the LOC116200705 gene encoding FCS-Like Zinc finger 10 → MADSSSEFYFHSDIFGLRHISSSLPSIPSPFVGLSTKGPSDSDSVRSPTSPLDFKLFSNLSNSFNHKSPRSNGPHKKWDCSEVGLGIVNSIANEVNSSDDTPVLQHKHIIFGRQVKNIGDFDLNYQCSRFHPVKSNSLPRNYTVLPQRKVRSPEPVLCSTNVSFRNGEFPLKPELLRSRSLDTGKSFSSIEKPSSNCLHSEKLATRTISEKPLEVKESSLPIPVGSSNGSLGSLSAGEIELSEDYTCIISYGPNSKTTHIFGDCILEYFTSSNSSDLKKEEQGTETTTVLESSRKADSHPSEEPSRFCYLCNRELRGREEVYTDGFEKAFCSSECQSKTTEQIDKHSSENSSELIDHENLFLMGTPFAT, encoded by the exons ATGGCTGATTCTTCCTCCGAGTTCTACTTCCATTCTGATATTTTTGGCCTGAGACACATCAGCAGTTCATTACCGAGCATCCCAAGTCCGTTTGTCGGTTTAAGTACAAAAGGTCCCTCGGATTCTGACTCAGTTCGGAGCCCGACTTCTCCTCTTGACTTCAAGCTCTTTTCCAACCTCAGCAACTCATTCAATCACAAGTCACCAAGATCAAACGGGCCTCACAAGAAGTGGGACTGCTCTGAAGTTGGCCTTGGCATCGTTAACTCGATAGCCAACGAAGTCAACTCTAGTGATGATACTCCCGTTTTGCAGCATAAGCATATTATCTTTGGACGCCAGGTGAAGAACATTGGGGATTTTGATCTGAATTACCAATGCTCACGGTTTCATCCCGTTAAATCTAATTCCTTGCCCAGAAACTACACTGTCTTGCCTCAAAGAAAGGTCAGGTCGCCAGAGCCTGTTTTGTGTAGCACAAATGTCTCTTTTCGGAACGGAGAATTCCCTTTAAAACCGGAACTGTTGAGAAGCCGTTCCCTAGATACTGGTAAATCTTTCTCCTCCATTGAAAAGCCAAGTTCCAATTGCTTGCATTCAGAAAAGTTAGCTACAAGGACAATTTCGGAGAAACCTTTGGAAGTTAAGGAGAGTTCTCTTCCAATTCCTGTTGGCAGTAGCAACGGAAGTTTGGGCTCTCTTTCTGCAGGAGAAATAGAATTGTCTGAGGACTATACATGCATCATATCCTATGGTCCAAACTCGAAAACAACCCATATCTTTGGCGACTGCATTTTGGAGTATTTCACAAGCAGCAATTCGTCTGATTTGAAAAAGGAAGAACAGGGAACAGAAACGACTACAGTACTGGAGTCCAGCAGGAAAGCAGACTCTCACCCTTCTGAGGAACCGTCGAGGTTCTGTTACTTGTGCAACAGAGAACTCAGGGGAAGAGAGGAAGTTTACACCGATGG ATTCGAGAAAGCATTCTGCAGCAGTGAATGCCAGTCCAAGACCACAGAGCAAATTGATAAGCATTCCTCGGAAAATTCGTCAGAATTGATCGACCATGAAAATCTCTTCTTAATGGGTACTCCATTTGCAACTTAA